TCGGACCTATAAAGGCTCGTTCTTTGCCTTGCCGCAGTCGCCACAGTTATTTAAGCAATTATTGATGATGTCAGGTTTTGATAAATATTATCAAATTGTTCGTTGTTTTCGTGATGAAGACTTGCGCGCTGACCGCCAACCTGAATTTACCCAGATCGATATCGAAGCGTCTTTTGTCAATGAAAGCGATATCATGAACCTGGCTGAAAATATGATCCGTTCGTTATTTAAGCAAGCATTAGATGTAAAGCTTCCAGAGTCTTTCCCTAAAATGAGCTACGCTGAGGCAATGGAGCGTTTTGGGAGTGATAAGCCAGATTTGCGTAACCCGCTTGAGCTAATCACAGTTGACGATATTGTTGAAAATAGTGGCTTTAAAGTCTTTAGTTCACCTGCACAGGCTGAAATGGGGCGTGTCGCAGCATTACGTGTACCAGCAGGTGCAAGTAAATTAACGCGTAAGCAAATCGATAATTACACGCAATTTGTCGGCATTTATGGCGCTAAAGGTTTAGCTTATATTAAGGTTAACGATGCGAGTGCCGGTCGTGAAGGTTTGCAATCGCCGATTGTTAAATTGTTGAGTGATGAAGAACTTGCCGCCATTTTGGATCGCACACAGGCACAAACGGGGGACTTAATCTTCTTTGGTGCTGATAGCAATAAAGTCGTGGCGAATGCGCTTGGGGCTTTGAGATTAAAGCTCGGTGAAGATCTTGAGTTATTGCAAGGCGACTGGGCACCTTTGTGGGTGGTTGACTTCCCGATGTTTGAAGAAGAAGATGGGCACTTACAGGCATTGCATCATCCATTTACCGCACCTGCTTCATTAGAAGAATTAAAAAATAACCCGCAAGAAGCGCTATCGCGTGCTTATGATATGGTGCTAAACGGTTATGAAATTGGGGGCGGCTCGATTCGTATTCACCAAGAAGCGGTTCAGCAAGAGGTGTTAAAGTTATTAGGGATTGATGAAGCTACGGCGAAAGAAAAATTTGGTTTCTTGCTCGATGCGCTCAAATATGGTGCGCCTCCACATGGTGGTTTAGCCTTTGGTTTGGATCGTATTATTATGCTCATGACCGGTACAGACAATATTCGTG
This genomic stretch from Piscirickettsia litoralis harbors:
- the aspS gene encoding aspartate--tRNA ligase, whose translation is MRDYYCGEVTETLEGQQVTLCGWVDRCRNHGGVAFVDLRDREGIVQIVIDPNKVNLPNNNQLNYRNETVLQVTGQVNLRPDGQINENIATGKIELDVNAVTILSEAEPLPMQVNDMTDVGEETRLRYRYIDLRREEMAKRLRFRSKVTAKVRNFLEENGFLDIETPMLTKATPEGARDYLVPSRTYKGSFFALPQSPQLFKQLLMMSGFDKYYQIVRCFRDEDLRADRQPEFTQIDIEASFVNESDIMNLAENMIRSLFKQALDVKLPESFPKMSYAEAMERFGSDKPDLRNPLELITVDDIVENSGFKVFSSPAQAEMGRVAALRVPAGASKLTRKQIDNYTQFVGIYGAKGLAYIKVNDASAGREGLQSPIVKLLSDEELAAILDRTQAQTGDLIFFGADSNKVVANALGALRLKLGEDLELLQGDWAPLWVVDFPMFEEEDGHLQALHHPFTAPASLEELKNNPQEALSRAYDMVLNGYEIGGGSIRIHQEAVQQEVLKLLGIDEATAKEKFGFLLDALKYGAPPHGGLAFGLDRIIMLMTGTDNIRDVIAFPKTQTASCPLTSAPGTTSVEQLIELGIRVVRDNKAVVGEN